In Leptospiraceae bacterium, one DNA window encodes the following:
- the trpC gene encoding indole-3-glycerol phosphate synthase TrpC yields MSSILQKIIDTKRNEIQSIPNYDNLPVVKYSFSDSLFQKSGIIAECKKASPSKGVIVNSYNPTEIAKIYEKSGASAVSVLTDSLFFQGSLQDLKNVSDSVSIPVLRKDFIIDEKQIREAIFYGASAILLIVRILDSNRLKELLGYAETLGLEVLVEIHNKNEAEIALNSGAKIIGINTRDLDTLQIHKGLIQELTELLPNSVLKVAESGINGKEDYLGIKKYTRYVLIGTYFMQSSDIANSFSNLLKN; encoded by the coding sequence ATATCTTCGATTCTTCAAAAAATTATTGATACAAAAAGGAATGAAATCCAAAGTATTCCAAATTACGATAACCTGCCTGTTGTAAAATATTCATTTTCAGATTCTCTTTTCCAAAAATCAGGAATCATTGCAGAATGTAAAAAAGCAAGCCCATCTAAGGGTGTGATTGTAAATAGCTACAACCCAACTGAAATTGCAAAAATTTATGAAAAGAGTGGAGCATCGGCTGTATCTGTTCTAACAGATTCACTTTTTTTTCAAGGATCTTTACAAGATTTAAAAAATGTATCAGATTCAGTTTCGATCCCTGTTTTACGCAAAGATTTTATTATAGATGAAAAACAAATCAGGGAAGCAATATTTTATGGGGCAAGTGCAATTCTTTTAATAGTTAGAATTTTAGATTCAAATAGATTGAAAGAACTTCTTGGTTATGCAGAAACACTAGGACTTGAAGTTTTAGTGGAAATACACAATAAAAATGAAGCAGAAATAGCCTTGAATTCCGGTGCAAAAATAATCGGAATAAATACCAGAGATTTAGATACTTTGCAAATCCATAAGGGTCTGATTCAAGAATTAACAGAATTACTCCCTAATTCAGTTTTAAAAGTTGCCGAGTCTGGGATTAACGGAAAGGAAGACTACCTGGGCATTAAAAAATACACTCGATATGTACTAATCGGGACCTACTTTATGCAATCTTCTGATATAGCCAACTCATTTTCTAATTTATTAAAAAATTAG
- the murD gene encoding UDP-N-acetylmuramoyl-L-alanine--D-glutamate ligase yields MFGGGSSGISAANLLKKYGKKIYLIDKKKIEGDPFDGYLSDEINFMEFEESIIVKSPGIHPSHKILIAARENNVPVFSEIDIGCIFFTGKIIGVTGTDGKSTTTSLVWHLIKEDFPNSKAGGNLGVPFTVFCEEKLDFAVLELSSYQLEDSMPIDFVACTILNLAPDHLERHGTMDNYLQAKLKILDFDNPKKIYITSDEFRKKIPIKNYNFVQKSFGEELLTDALILEQENSIRTKKFTYSTKNFVLKGRHNLSNLACAILLAESIGSHPTNIQKQIKTFQGLTHRFEYVKKIGKLEIINDSKSTNLHSMLAGLKGFDKKTPFILILGGIPKKEELSPMLEVLQTKNVVVFLYGEAVSSWEKPLRDILGVNLIVKENLKEVVDNSFEISEKMNSKYLLFSPACASFDQYKNFEERGNHFKDLVNRRIDLS; encoded by the coding sequence ATATTCGGTGGTGGAAGCTCCGGTATTTCTGCTGCCAATCTTTTAAAAAAATACGGAAAAAAAATCTATTTAATAGACAAGAAAAAAATAGAGGGCGATCCATTTGATGGATATTTGTCGGACGAAATTAATTTTATGGAATTTGAAGAATCAATCATCGTAAAAAGTCCGGGGATTCATCCGAGTCATAAAATTTTAATTGCAGCGAGAGAAAACAACGTTCCTGTTTTTTCTGAAATTGACATAGGGTGTATTTTTTTTACAGGTAAAATTATTGGTGTTACAGGCACCGACGGTAAATCAACTACAACGAGTCTTGTATGGCATTTGATAAAAGAAGATTTTCCCAATTCAAAAGCTGGAGGGAATTTAGGAGTTCCATTCACTGTATTTTGTGAAGAGAAATTGGATTTTGCAGTTTTAGAACTTTCCAGCTACCAATTAGAAGATTCTATGCCGATTGATTTTGTCGCCTGTACGATTTTAAATCTTGCGCCGGATCATTTAGAAAGACACGGGACTATGGACAACTACTTACAAGCAAAGTTAAAAATTTTGGATTTTGATAACCCAAAGAAAATATACATAACAAGTGATGAATTTAGAAAAAAAATTCCAATTAAAAATTACAACTTTGTTCAAAAAAGTTTTGGTGAAGAACTCCTAACCGATGCTCTAATTTTAGAACAAGAGAATAGTATTCGTACAAAGAAATTTACCTATTCTACAAAAAATTTTGTTTTGAAGGGAAGACACAACCTTAGCAATCTTGCTTGTGCAATTTTACTTGCAGAAAGTATTGGTTCTCATCCTACAAATATCCAAAAGCAAATCAAAACTTTTCAGGGCTTAACCCACAGATTTGAATATGTAAAAAAAATCGGTAAGTTAGAAATTATCAACGATTCCAAGTCAACTAATCTTCATAGCATGCTTGCCGGCTTGAAAGGTTTTGATAAAAAAACTCCATTTATTTTGATCTTGGGCGGGATTCCGAAAAAAGAAGAACTATCCCCCATGCTGGAGGTTTTACAAACAAAAAATGTGGTTGTATTTCTTTACGGAGAGGCAGTGAGTAGTTGGGAAAAACCGCTTCGGGATATTCTTGGGGTAAACCTGATAGTAAAAGAAAACTTAAAGGAAGTAGTGGATAATAGCTTTGAAATTTCCGAAAAAATGAATTCAAAATATCTCCTATTTTCTCCCGCCTGTGCAAGTTTTGATCAATATAAAAATTTTGAAGAAAGGGGAAACCATTTTAAAGATTTGGTAAATCGTAGAATAGACCTAAGCTAA
- the pilM gene encoding pilus assembly protein PilM: MFFDQYLAIDYGTTFIKGILYKQFLGGVTILRNETLKIVRLEESEGDEYEYNIVRFIQSFFPEETNFLINLPIEKLFIRDLVVPLGTEKAVREIIPFEVENQIPFPVETMEVLGNIWKIEDENSNVITFSAHHSELQKAITPFLRTETQLKSMSIDSFVLSSVITKHQGGAIHSEKVGQVDIGGKITIFNSISDGKLTHSRFFAAGGEYITQKISDLLKIELHDAEELKTSITFNINEIDEDLKQAFLKKFKLTNQNFKQLLQILHSSLDEVAEEVARSIFALFDSEKPEVIYLSGGGSLLPGTEKFLSDKIGISVKKYDFLELKEESYTTCLGTGYHYLLKKSEKMDFLNTKYVQTINKSSLKLSYFKTHLALLGISFFILITVFFVGIIIDKRKIKASNELLAQKFQSGFGMEAPSDTDVMDFAVREVKKEQKNSEIVRLFLSQDSILDILVDLTNNFPSKDSFNFALDQFTFDGNEVQIYGRVDEFSELGTIQSSLEKSKKFKNIEVLNKRLIQGVSKLKVSFKIKLEVVNSSEKNNNNKSDSNAE, from the coding sequence GTGTTTTTTGATCAATACTTAGCCATAGACTACGGTACTACTTTTATAAAAGGTATTTTGTATAAACAATTTTTAGGTGGGGTAACTATTTTACGGAATGAGACTCTAAAAATTGTCCGATTGGAAGAAAGTGAAGGGGATGAGTATGAATACAATATTGTTCGATTCATTCAGAGTTTTTTTCCTGAAGAAACAAATTTTTTGATTAATCTACCTATTGAAAAATTGTTTATTAGGGATCTTGTAGTTCCGCTTGGCACAGAGAAGGCAGTTCGAGAAATTATTCCTTTTGAGGTAGAAAATCAAATTCCATTTCCTGTTGAAACTATGGAAGTATTGGGCAATATCTGGAAAATAGAAGATGAAAATTCTAATGTAATAACATTTAGCGCCCACCATTCTGAATTACAAAAAGCAATTACTCCATTTCTTAGAACTGAAACACAGCTAAAATCTATGTCTATAGATTCTTTTGTGTTGAGTTCTGTAATTACAAAACACCAAGGGGGAGCCATTCATTCTGAAAAAGTTGGTCAGGTTGATATAGGTGGGAAAATAACTATATTCAATTCTATCTCGGATGGTAAGCTAACCCACTCAAGATTTTTTGCTGCGGGTGGAGAATACATTACTCAAAAAATATCTGACTTATTAAAAATAGAGCTACACGATGCCGAAGAATTAAAAACTTCTATCACGTTTAATATAAATGAAATTGATGAAGACTTGAAACAAGCTTTTTTAAAAAAGTTTAAACTCACAAATCAAAATTTTAAACAATTACTACAAATATTACACTCTTCATTAGACGAGGTTGCAGAAGAAGTGGCTAGAAGTATTTTTGCTCTATTTGATTCCGAGAAACCGGAAGTGATTTATTTGTCTGGAGGCGGGTCTTTGCTCCCAGGTACAGAAAAATTCCTATCGGACAAAATTGGAATTAGTGTAAAAAAATATGATTTTTTAGAGTTGAAAGAGGAAAGTTACACAACTTGTCTTGGAACCGGATACCACTATCTTCTAAAAAAATCAGAGAAGATGGATTTCTTAAATACAAAATATGTACAGACCATAAATAAAAGTTCATTAAAACTGAGTTACTTCAAAACTCATCTCGCACTTCTCGGAATATCATTTTTTATTTTGATAACAGTATTTTTTGTAGGGATTATCATAGACAAAAGAAAAATTAAAGCAAGTAATGAGCTACTTGCTCAAAAGTTTCAGTCTGGATTTGGGATGGAGGCTCCTTCCGATACCGATGTAATGGATTTTGCGGTTCGAGAAGTAAAAAAAGAGCAAAAAAATTCAGAAATTGTACGGTTGTTTTTAAGCCAAGACAGTATTTTAGATATTTTAGTTGACTTAACGAATAATTTTCCTTCTAAAGATAGCTTTAATTTTGCTTTGGATCAATTTACTTTTGACGGAAATGAAGTGCAGATTTACGGAAGAGTCGATGAATTCAGCGAGCTTGGCACGATTCAATCTTCTTTGGAGAAATCTAAAAAATTTAAAAATATTGAAGTTTTGAATAAAAGGTTGATTCAAGGTGTAAGTAAGCTAAAAGTAAGTTTTAAAATAAAACTTGAAGTTGTGAATTCATCAGAAAAAAACAATAATAATAAGTCGGATAGCAATGCTGAATAA
- a CDS encoding WbuC family cupin fold metalloprotein, producing MQNKKIISLDLFQETIEKAKTSKRKRANYNFHDLSEVYQRFLNVLIRGTYIRPHKHSKPPKPETFISLKGNFGFFLFDDSGKITEKYLVSSEGPIYGIDVSPNVWHSAICLSDYCVCFEGKSGPYNPSEDKLFASWAPEEESEGVQKYLEYLESLFGCL from the coding sequence ATGCAAAATAAAAAAATTATATCTTTAGATTTGTTTCAAGAAACAATCGAAAAGGCAAAAACTTCAAAAAGGAAAAGAGCCAATTACAATTTCCATGATTTGAGTGAAGTCTATCAAAGATTTTTGAATGTACTGATTCGGGGGACTTATATTCGCCCTCATAAGCATTCAAAACCGCCGAAGCCGGAGACGTTTATTTCGCTTAAAGGGAATTTTGGATTTTTCTTATTTGATGACTCTGGAAAAATTACCGAAAAATACTTGGTTTCTTCGGAGGGACCTATTTATGGTATTGATGTTTCGCCTAACGTATGGCATTCGGCAATTTGTTTATCAGATTATTGTGTCTGTTTTGAAGGGAAATCCGGCCCCTACAACCCAAGTGAAGATAAACTTTTTGCAAGTTGGGCACCGGAAGAAGAAAGCGAAGGTGTTCAGAAATATTTGGAATACTTGGAATCTTTGTTTGGTTGCCTGTAG
- a CDS encoding STAS domain-containing protein, producing the protein MLNHKIAGDKLIVFLEGRLDVSVANEVEEGLLSLIDEGGHKKVLLNMDGVEYMSSSGFRACISILRKLNTEGGMLKICNIKPSVKRIFDVIELTSLFDIFESEEAALAAF; encoded by the coding sequence TTGTTAAACCATAAAATTGCAGGTGATAAATTAATTGTCTTTTTAGAAGGTCGTTTAGACGTATCGGTAGCCAATGAAGTTGAGGAAGGTCTTCTTAGCCTAATAGATGAGGGGGGACATAAGAAAGTACTCTTGAATATGGATGGAGTGGAATACATGTCCTCTTCAGGATTTCGAGCTTGTATTTCTATACTCAGGAAATTAAATACTGAGGGAGGGATGTTGAAAATTTGTAATATAAAACCCTCTGTAAAGAGAATTTTTGATGTGATTGAACTAACTTCTCTATTCGATATTTTTGAATCTGAAGAGGCGGCGCTTGCTGCATTTTAA
- a CDS encoding GAF domain-containing protein, with the protein MQKKQYIVTDNTNLESDLNLYGKKIQAEIVPLSSLNRICQENDDNFVLLVFYIEKECLEKEHTSIRETLKLHPLVMSRFVISAEMNYEVTKNYLELDLFHSIVPKEAPVFFLVKNLINAFTHLQMVTEKFDMQHRINTSSNEISKLTRIGISLSNEKDFTKLLRDILYSAREISLADSGSLYLVEKDENGDPQNLRFKISALELDSGEFILPINKQSIAGYVAATGKTLNIPDVYKLTGEAEYKFNRIFDSVKSYHSKSMLVVPMKNYWDEIVGVIQLINKKKNFNKKLTLEEMKGNSVLAFDRYSEELVMSVAGQAAVAIQNNNLIKDIETLFEGFVTASVSAIEARDPTTSGHSFRVANLTTALAETVDRIDDGVFSEIKFTKAQMKEIRYASLLHDFGKVGVREKVLVKAKKLEEYELELIKWRFYYLQKDLEVRFEQKKIDYLKRQGTEGYKEYEYVVNMEYKMETRKLNEMLEVIISSNEPTILEQSNSQRLEELSRMKFKFINDDEIPVITPAEYNFLTIRKGSLDFEERKEIESHVEHTFQFLSKIPWTGDLKMIPSIAHAHHEKLNGTGYPRGLYADEIPVQSKMMTIADIYDALTDKDRPYKKAVPIDRALDILRMEVKDNHVDSDLLKIFIEAKIYEKVNKSLA; encoded by the coding sequence ATGCAGAAAAAACAATATATTGTAACAGACAATACAAATTTAGAGTCTGACCTAAATCTGTATGGTAAGAAAATTCAAGCCGAGATAGTCCCCTTATCCTCTTTAAATCGAATCTGTCAAGAAAATGACGATAATTTTGTACTTTTAGTATTTTATATTGAAAAGGAGTGTTTAGAAAAAGAGCATACTTCTATTCGGGAGACTCTAAAACTCCATCCTTTGGTGATGTCAAGATTTGTGATTTCTGCCGAGATGAACTATGAAGTTACAAAAAACTATTTAGAACTCGATCTATTTCATTCTATTGTCCCAAAAGAAGCTCCAGTTTTTTTCTTGGTGAAAAATCTCATAAATGCCTTCACCCATTTACAGATGGTTACAGAAAAATTTGATATGCAGCACAGAATTAACACCAGCTCAAATGAAATTTCAAAATTAACTCGAATCGGGATCAGCCTGTCTAATGAAAAAGATTTTACCAAGTTACTTAGAGATATTCTTTACAGCGCAAGGGAAATTTCATTGGCTGATTCAGGCTCATTGTACCTTGTTGAAAAAGACGAAAATGGAGATCCTCAAAATCTAAGATTTAAAATATCAGCTCTTGAGTTGGACAGTGGAGAATTCATTCTTCCGATTAATAAACAAAGTATCGCCGGCTATGTTGCAGCAACAGGAAAGACCCTGAATATCCCTGATGTTTACAAACTCACAGGAGAAGCAGAATACAAATTCAATCGTATTTTTGATTCTGTGAAAAGCTATCACTCCAAAAGTATGCTTGTTGTCCCGATGAAAAATTATTGGGATGAAATTGTTGGTGTAATTCAACTGATAAATAAAAAAAAGAATTTCAACAAGAAACTAACTTTAGAAGAGATGAAGGGAAATAGTGTTCTTGCGTTTGACAGATATTCAGAAGAGCTGGTGATGAGTGTCGCCGGTCAAGCAGCCGTAGCAATTCAAAATAACAACTTGATAAAAGACATAGAAACTCTATTTGAAGGATTTGTCACTGCATCTGTAAGCGCAATTGAAGCACGAGATCCGACTACAAGTGGTCATTCTTTTCGAGTTGCCAATCTTACAACTGCATTAGCTGAAACTGTAGATAGAATAGACGATGGCGTTTTTTCTGAGATAAAATTTACCAAGGCGCAGATGAAAGAAATACGTTATGCGTCATTATTGCACGATTTTGGAAAAGTTGGAGTTAGAGAAAAAGTATTAGTAAAAGCCAAAAAATTAGAAGAGTATGAATTAGAGCTAATTAAATGGAGATTTTATTATCTTCAAAAAGATTTAGAAGTCAGATTTGAACAAAAAAAAATAGATTATCTAAAAAGACAAGGAACAGAAGGCTACAAAGAATACGAGTATGTGGTCAACATGGAATACAAAATGGAGACCAGAAAACTAAACGAAATGCTTGAAGTGATTATTTCGTCTAATGAGCCGACTATTTTAGAGCAATCGAACTCTCAAAGATTAGAAGAACTCTCCAGAATGAAATTCAAATTTATAAATGACGATGAGATTCCTGTAATCACACCTGCTGAATACAATTTCTTAACTATCAGAAAAGGCTCACTTGACTTTGAAGAAAGAAAAGAAATTGAATCCCACGTAGAGCACACTTTTCAATTCTTGAGTAAGATTCCTTGGACAGGAGACTTAAAAATGATTCCGTCTATCGCCCATGCTCATCATGAAAAACTAAATGGAACCGGATATCCGAGAGGATTGTATGCGGATGAGATTCCAGTACAATCTAAAATGATGACGATTGCAGATATTTACGATGCACTTACAGATAAAGACAGACCCTATAAAAAAGCTGTGCCTATCGACAGGGCTTTAGATATTCTTCGCATGGAAGTAAAAGATAACCATGTTGATTCTGATTTATTAAAAATTTTTATAGAAGCCAAGATTTATGAAAAAGTAAATAAATCATTAGCTTAG
- the lepB gene encoding signal peptidase I, whose amino-acid sequence MLKNNSKYYIKRENTSARDKKKFYRKVAIRIFLSCILGFIISLLFRNYLLYPIKISDRVMEPSIKKGQYVFITPFFNHGNLKIGDVVLSKNPLNETYTFLSRIAGKSGDRIYISNKKLFRNMNLIDEEKKGIQFTDKRTMFPKSFSGRDNIEEVFVKDRNFFLLSDNRDECLDSRELGLISEEKIIGKMVF is encoded by the coding sequence ATGTTAAAGAATAATTCAAAATATTACATTAAACGAGAAAATACTTCTGCCAGAGATAAAAAGAAATTTTACAGAAAAGTAGCGATTCGTATTTTTCTGTCTTGTATTTTGGGGTTTATCATTTCTTTGTTGTTTAGAAATTACTTACTATACCCTATCAAGATTTCAGATCGTGTAATGGAGCCTTCGATCAAAAAAGGTCAGTATGTGTTCATTACTCCATTTTTCAACCACGGGAATCTTAAAATAGGTGATGTCGTATTATCAAAAAATCCACTGAATGAAACTTATACCTTTCTTTCCAGAATTGCAGGAAAATCTGGTGATAGGATATATATTTCTAATAAAAAACTTTTCAGAAACATGAACTTGATTGATGAAGAAAAAAAAGGAATTCAATTTACCGATAAACGCACAATGTTTCCAAAATCTTTTTCCGGTAGAGACAATATCGAAGAAGTGTTTGTAAAAGACAGAAATTTCTTTTTACTTTCCGATAATAGAGATGAATGTTTGGATTCCAGAGAGCTTGGTCTGATTTCAGAAGAGAAAATTATTGGGAAAATGGTATTCTGA
- the gspN gene encoding type II secretion system protein GspN, producing MPKLEEEIQEEIANSIDVENEEAPPIEDDEFDEDEYSVTTLTLKQKILLIFGGIITFLIFFILLFPLEEFIRSSISKVSSQKGYYIDFKKLKIPIFGSKVIDSLTIQTPDGLGLKSEEIEINSSFYNLAIYGSFSGSIQANSIKFDKKEISLNIKSILLEGKLNGLGDEMSQLNGNIAIQATNGMLVKIPILPMIGELKDTTIKNISIILKLKNGRFQIEKGILDTSIGRLSFKGKIEYTGNLGNSRIDLEICPKLSANFSAERPDLSDMLQVFSKGNPDFCVPIQGTMEQPKLNLPLGTGNEFPANPSIPPPPPPK from the coding sequence ATGCCTAAGTTAGAAGAAGAAATCCAAGAAGAAATTGCAAATTCTATAGATGTGGAAAACGAGGAAGCCCCTCCTATTGAAGACGACGAATTTGATGAAGATGAGTATTCAGTTACTACTCTAACTTTAAAGCAAAAGATTCTTCTGATTTTTGGCGGGATTATAACTTTTCTTATATTTTTTATATTGCTTTTTCCTTTAGAAGAATTTATAAGAAGTAGTATTTCCAAAGTCAGCTCTCAAAAAGGGTATTACATTGATTTTAAAAAATTAAAAATTCCTATTTTTGGAAGTAAGGTCATAGATTCCTTGACTATCCAGACTCCTGATGGTTTGGGACTAAAATCTGAGGAAATTGAGATTAATTCTAGTTTTTATAATTTAGCCATTTATGGATCTTTTTCAGGCAGCATTCAGGCAAACTCTATTAAATTTGATAAGAAAGAAATTTCACTAAACATAAAAAGCATTCTATTGGAAGGGAAGTTGAATGGTCTTGGGGATGAGATGAGTCAGTTGAATGGAAATATAGCGATTCAGGCAACCAATGGAATGTTGGTAAAAATACCTATATTGCCAATGATTGGTGAATTAAAAGACACTACTATTAAAAATATTTCTATCATTTTAAAACTAAAAAATGGAAGGTTTCAGATCGAAAAAGGAATTTTGGATACTTCAATTGGCAGGCTTTCATTTAAAGGAAAAATAGAATATACTGGGAATTTGGGGAACTCCAGAATTGATCTGGAAATATGTCCTAAGCTCAGTGCCAATTTTTCAGCTGAGCGTCCAGACTTATCTGATATGTTGCAGGTTTTTAGCAAAGGAAACCCGGATTTTTGTGTACCTATTCAAGGAACTATGGAACAGCCAAAGTTGAATCTTCCCTTAGGAACAGGAAACGAGTTTCCAGCCAATCCGAGTATTCCACCTCCTCCACCACCAAAATAG
- a CDS encoding SpoIIE family protein phosphatase — MNQSRLLKNIAETIVLIIGYTAAAKIGFFLAFFNSQVSPIWPPEGVGLTAFLLRKNKAFPGIFLGAFIANYLNNPHIPTALIIGVGNTLGAFLNSFLFLKITNSENPLNNSKDLFKFLLFCTIPGSTLSAFSGVSSLLVWGFVAPETYWNVWITWFSGEMQGFIVVAPFLMSLLSIEFSKIRFKIFLEAIGIFLLVLIAARIAFHSLKYPISFLPFPFLIYATFRFKKIGATTSIVLLSGIAVYRTIKGMGPFAIYANDSLSLNDSLIFLNTFIAAITLMTYLISTVLTERERAQNNALENFTMLEKLKDAVNYELERKVYERTQIIERQKEELERQIEMAQSIQLSLLPKNIPILPEVKIAYKYQPMMKIGGDFFDIKYTPSKNSLGLFICDVSGHGVPAAFIASMVKMSLSNWYENTAKVTEAMDCIYENLQDKLGANFITASILDLNLTTGEMKLARAGHLPFIVIKSNGSVKTLLPKGRIILSFLNPECEEMTDYLEKGDLLILFTDGITEIRSPETGKMFSEERFMTILSEQRNEDISVLCDSIFEIVTQFSGGLEILEDDLTLLILKF; from the coding sequence TTGAATCAATCAAGGCTTCTGAAGAATATTGCTGAAACCATTGTCCTTATAATTGGATACACAGCTGCTGCCAAAATTGGTTTTTTCTTAGCTTTTTTCAATTCTCAAGTTTCTCCAATTTGGCCTCCTGAAGGTGTAGGGCTTACCGCTTTCTTACTTCGCAAGAATAAAGCCTTTCCGGGGATTTTCTTAGGAGCATTTATTGCTAACTATTTAAACAATCCACACATCCCAACTGCACTCATCATCGGAGTTGGGAACACACTTGGAGCCTTTCTGAATTCATTCTTGTTTTTAAAAATTACAAATTCAGAAAACCCACTAAACAATTCAAAAGACCTTTTTAAATTTTTACTTTTTTGTACAATCCCGGGTTCTACTTTAAGTGCATTCAGTGGAGTTAGCTCACTTCTTGTGTGGGGTTTTGTTGCACCTGAAACTTATTGGAACGTCTGGATTACTTGGTTTTCAGGAGAAATGCAAGGCTTTATAGTTGTAGCTCCATTTCTAATGTCCCTACTATCTATAGAGTTCTCTAAAATTCGTTTTAAAATTTTCCTTGAAGCGATAGGAATTTTTTTACTTGTTTTGATTGCTGCGAGAATTGCATTCCACTCTTTGAAGTATCCCATCTCTTTTCTTCCCTTTCCATTTTTAATTTATGCAACTTTTCGGTTTAAAAAAATTGGAGCTACAACTTCCATTGTCTTACTCTCCGGAATTGCAGTTTACAGAACGATTAAAGGAATGGGTCCATTTGCAATTTATGCAAATGATTCACTGTCTTTAAATGATTCATTAATTTTTCTAAATACATTCATTGCGGCGATTACTCTTATGACCTATTTGATTTCCACTGTACTTACAGAAAGAGAAAGAGCACAAAACAACGCACTAGAAAATTTCACTATGCTTGAAAAGTTAAAGGACGCAGTAAACTACGAGCTTGAAAGAAAAGTATATGAAAGAACTCAGATTATAGAAAGGCAAAAAGAAGAGCTGGAAAGACAAATCGAAATGGCTCAATCCATCCAATTATCCCTTCTGCCAAAAAATATACCGATTCTACCGGAAGTAAAAATTGCTTATAAATATCAGCCAATGATGAAAATCGGTGGAGATTTTTTTGACATTAAATATACTCCGAGTAAGAATTCTTTAGGGCTTTTTATCTGTGATGTGTCGGGTCACGGAGTACCTGCTGCATTTATTGCCTCTATGGTAAAAATGTCTTTAAGTAATTGGTATGAAAATACAGCAAAGGTTACAGAGGCAATGGATTGCATTTATGAAAATCTACAGGATAAGTTAGGTGCAAACTTTATAACTGCGAGTATTTTAGATCTGAATTTAACCACAGGTGAAATGAAGTTGGCAAGAGCCGGCCACCTACCGTTTATCGTTATCAAATCCAACGGCTCTGTTAAAACCTTGCTGCCCAAGGGAAGAATTATTCTATCTTTCCTAAACCCTGAATGCGAAGAGATGACTGACTATTTAGAAAAGGGTGATTTACTCATCCTATTTACGGATGGAATCACTGAAATAAGAAGCCCCGAAACAGGAAAAATGTTTTCGGAAGAGCGTTTCATGACAATTTTATCGGAGCAAAGAAATGAAGATATATCTGTTTTGTGCGATTCTATTTTTGAAATAGTCACTCAGTTTTCCGGTGGTTTAGAAATATTAGAAGATGATTTGACTTTATTAATTCTTAAATTTTAA